The stretch of DNA gagaagcTCATCAGTTGCGGCacggtttgtgttggttgtcctttagtccttcatcagggGGCACAGAACATTTGTGGTTGTAGAACATGCTAttaacatgtcagtgtcattgcagtgctgagaatgacacACCAATCAAATAATACCTGCATTggggtggtcctgaccattgaagaacaaggtgaaatggggttaaaaatacacaaaaatacaccaaataaaataaaaaaaaaatcacacaagtATCACACACATATTTTGTCCTTTAGAAATACATAGTAACCATTGTATTATCTTTGTTAATGATGTTTCAATGCATTATGTCCCTTTACTTAAgaacatgaataaaacatcacTAGACGTTTGCCGATGTTTTGAAATGtcctgttccactttaaatgctgaagcaattacattctagcGTCTGTGGTCACtgtagcatttaaggtggacctttaagtttcaaaacaaaatgtataagCAGCTGAATtaagcttcatatcacagagagtTAGGAGTGAAAGATTATGCATAATTTTGGAACTCTTTTGAAGGCATATAATGCCCTAATTTTAACTATGTTAAAGTCCAGAAGCACTGATATCATTGCAGACTCTAAAGCTATTGAGCTGTTAAATTACTGTGGCTCTAAACCTGAGGATTAAGCATATGAGTTCACTACTTCTGTGGGTCACCTCTTTCGTCAGACTGCATCTGGGCTTCCAGGTCCTCAGGGGACACATAAAACTCAGGCTCATGGTCCATGGGGGGCCGTGGTTTACACTTTCCACAGCAGCAGTTACAGCAGCagcacaaacagcagcagcagtaacAACCTGTGGCCACACCACAGAAGATAAACAATGCctgcagaaagagagacaggcaTGTACTGGATTAAATTTTAAAGAAGGCAAAAGGAAAATCaaagataaatatttaaataataatacaaaacatgGACACATAAAAAATCCGTAAAAATATTTGTACCAAGTTTGTGCTACAATGTAGCTGATGACTGATGTAATGAAAAGATATACATAagttataaatgtaaaaataatataattaggCTAAATTGTTAAGAGGCCAGACCCCATTTTGACAGAAATACCAGtgcacgcgcgcgcgcacacacacacgaaatATGAGTACACACCTATTCAGTATCACTAATATAAAGGCTCAGTATGATAAGAAAGCAATGTCCCGAAAAAGTACAGAACCTGTAAAACCTCTCAAGGTTGCAGGAGAATACAAAAGCAATAGGCACAGCAACCATCCTCAAAAGATAATTCACTGTTTTGCTATTTTACAGTTAACTGCTTACAGAATTTTCATACTGACAAACACAGGGGGTagtgctttcagcaaacaaaaGATTCGCGTCATAAGGTGACCATTCAAAGAGTGTACATGATTATCAACTGAATGTACGTACTTACCTTGGCCCACCAGCTGGAAAGCACAAAGTATGTGTTGACGTTCTCCTCTCCAAACTGCTCAGCCACATAGAGGCCAAGTGAGCCATACTGGTCATAGATGTTGCGTTTTGTCGGATCACTGAGGATGGCATGAGCATTGTTGATCTCTTTAAACTTCTCAGAAGCTTCTGGATTATCAGGATTCTTGTCTGGATGGAATTTGAGAGCTAGTTTCCTAAGACACAAAACAGAATATGCAGATTGACATTACgaacagcagaaactgcactgctGCAGAGCAACCATGGCACTAAATACAATGGCGCCAACTACTGCAAACATGATATGTAGATATTAGAATGACAAACTTTTCATCTGCTCATTCACCTGCTGTCAAACCAAATAAACAGAGTTACAGTTGAAGGAGTGTGCAACAGACCCACAGATTAACATTGGCTTGGCATTGGCAAAAGTGAGATTGAGTTGGATTTGTTCTGGATGAACAGGTAAgatattttattcttttctgaATAGATACTAAAAACAATGACAGGTAATCACTGCTGTGGTTACCTGAAATGTAAGGTAATGTAACTGTCTTACAGTGTAGTACAGTTATATAACCAGTAGCACTTGAGCTGGTCAGTTATTAATGATGTTCTTTGCCTCCttttccttaaaaaaaacatgactaGATTTTATTGTCAGATGATTTCAAGTGCTATCCTCCCTGTTGTTTTCTAAACCCAACACCCACCTAAATAGATGCCTGACTGAGGGAATACATGCTAACCAGCTGTATATGATAAATAATGTGTGTTTGCTTGTGCTGAAAGATGTAAACTGCTTATAAATATATGGATATTACAGTTAGAGATGacatttttgtgattttatttatctATAATTTCCTTAATAAAGTTTAAGTTTGTTCTGGGCTCATGTCTTGTATAATATTAACTTAATGTGTCCTAAAGTGGAA from Hoplias malabaricus isolate fHopMal1 chromosome 5, fHopMal1.hap1, whole genome shotgun sequence encodes:
- the dnajc5ab gene encoding dnaJ homolog subfamily C member 5, whose product is MADQQRQRSLSTSGETLYQVLGVTKTASPEDIKKCYRKLALKFHPDKNPDNPEASEKFKEINNAHAILSDPTKRNIYDQYGSLGLYVAEQFGEENVNTYFVLSSWWAKALFIFCGVATGCYCCCCLCCCCNCCCGKCKPRPPMDHEPEFYVSPEDLEAQMQSDERDGDPIMVQPSSATETTQLTADSHHTSYRTDTGYN